The Rhodamnia argentea isolate NSW1041297 chromosome 7, ASM2092103v1, whole genome shotgun sequence genome contains the following window.
TTGTAGGAAACAATGTTTCCTTCGAGGATGATGCATCACCTCCGGCTCTTCGAACTAAACATCCTGGCGTCGGCCCACCCAAAAACGCCAGCAAACTCAGCGAACCGGCACTTATAGGAATTGTCATCGGTGGTTGCCTACTCGGAGTCGTGGCAATCGCTCTTTTCACGATCATGTTCTGCTCGAGGGGAGGAATCAAAAGGAGAGGATTGCTGAAGTCGCAGAAGCGGCAAGAAGTGTCTCAAAAGAAGAGAGGGGTCGCTGAGAGCGAAGAAAAGGACAACAAGATTGTGTTCTTCGAGGGCTGTAACTACACATTCGATCTCGAGGACTTGTTGAGAGCTTCTGCCGAGGTGCTTGGGAAGGGGACGTTCGGGGCGAGCTATAAGGCGGCCCTGGAGGATGCGACCACGATGGTGGTTAAGAGGCTGAAGGAGGTGAGTGCGGGCAGGAAAGAGTTCGAGCAGCAGATGGAAATGGTCGGGCGAATCAGACATGAGAACGTCGCTCAACTCAGGGCATACTACTGCTCGAAGGACGAGAAGCTGCTCGTGTACGATTTCTACGGCGAAGGGAGCGTGTCGTCTCTGTTACATGGTAAGCTTGACGGCTGATTTGCTATGGTGTTTTTCCTGGATCAGATATTACTATCTGGGTGCATGATCATCACCATGAATTCACTTAGCTTCACGTCAATGTTCCCGAAAGAAGTTTTCAATTCTGATCAGCTACAACATTGTCgtttttccttgaagatgtAAGTGATTCGACGTGTTTCTTTACAATTTGCAGGCGACCGATGCGAACGTCGGGGTGCTCTGGACTGGGAAACTCGCCTAAAGATCGCGATCGGAACTGCGAGAGGCATCGCTCACATCCACACGCAAAACGGTGGCAAACTTGCCCACGGAAACATGAAGTCCTCGAACATATTCCTGAATCCTGAGGGATTCGGTTGCGTGTCGGATGTTGCGTTGGCTCCGGTGATGGACCAAATCCCCCTGCCCCTGCTGCGCATCTCCGGCTACCGGGCCCCGGAGATGACGGACAGCAGGAAGCCGTCGCAAGCGTCGGACGTCTACGGCTTCGGGGTCCTGCTGCTGGAGCTCCTCACGGGGAAGTCCCCGATGCACGCCACGAGCAGCGGCGACGAGGTGATTCACTTGGTCAGGTGGGTGAACTCCGTGGTCAGGGAGGAGTGGACGGCGGAGGTGTTCGACATGGAGCTCCTGCGGTACCCCAGCATCGAGGAAGAGATGGTGGAGATGCTGCAAATAGGGATGGCTTGCGTGGCGAGGATGCCCGAGCAGAGGCCGAAGATGCCCGACGTGCTGAGGAAGGTGGAGGAGATCCGCCGGGAGCACACCGCGACTGAGCCGTCCCCGGAAATCAAGTCCCCCGGTTCGACTTCCGCCCCGTCCCCCACCCGTGAGGGTGCCGAAACGGCGTCGCCCTCCGCACGACAGTCTTAGAACGTGTCCCGCGAAGTTTACCGTTCTCGTGTCGTCCAGTCCAGGATAGTggtttgttttttggtcaattcatcTCGAATGGAAGGCTTTTCATCGATTAATTTCCAGCAAggggaaaatcgaaaaattggaaaatcggGTTGACATGGTGGATCCCCATTCGGACCCGTCAACGCCAATTTCGAGAATCGGAAATCATGTTGACGCGGTGTCGCCACATTTGAAGCATTCAACGCCAATTCGAGAACCGTTTCGAGCTTTGTTGACCCGACCCCCCCCTCAATCGAAATTTCAATTCGATTCCAAATTCTCAAAACCCGCGTGCGTAAAACGCAGACGCCGACCCCCAGAAACGCGCCGAAACGCAGCCCTGCTggtccccccccccccaacccacccacagaaaagtaattttttttttttttggggtttaaaaaaagaagttcGCTTTGACCTTTATTTTCCTGTTCCTATCATTTTTACTTTCCGAGCGCATCTTGGCGGACCATTCATCTTTGATTATTCTTTATTTTGTCCTGCTCCCTTCGAATTCAACCGAAATTAATTTGACCGGCATGATTAGCAAAAATGATCGGAACGATCAGATTCACTCATTGTCCATATATTAAAAGATGAAGTCAATATTTCGGCAGATGGTCGGGCCACTGGGCAAGGGCCTGCGAGCCATCGCCGGCGAGGGCCTGCGGCACCCGCCCAAATCTGAGCGCGGGTCCCGAGCCATCGCCGGCCACTGGGCGGGAATAATTGATAGTGGagtaattgttttccttttgggcAGAAAAATAAACAGAAATATATCGGAAGCAAATCCGGGCTACTTTCGGCGAAAACAGAACCAAACCACCCGTCACACGGAACCCGCCCGGGACCCACACGctggggaaaagaaaataaaaataaaaaaaattgtagccAATGAGACGGTGGGATTTTGAATCCGAAGACCGGACAATTTCCAAGtcggagaaaaataaataaataaaagaaaaataaaataaaataaaaggagcgTACACGTTATTAAAGTCCTCACCCTCGTCTCTCCTTTCTCTCCGTCCCTCGCAGAATCTCCGCTTTGCTCTTCGTCTTCCCTTCTCGTCTTcgccgatctctctctctctctctctctctctctctctctctctgtagatTCTCAGGTATGTTTTTCCGTTCATGGCTCGTACGTTCGGGTTTGTTTTGGCTCCGATTACGGTTTCGTTTCCTGTTccttccgtttttttttttttggccggaaattgttCGGCGTATGTGAGTTTTTGGCCCGGTTGATGGATTCGCGTCTCGTGTGGGTGAAAAATCAGGTGATTTCCGATGGCGACCAAAAGGATCGTGAAGGAGCTCAAGGATTTGCAGAAGGATCCCCCCACATCTTGCAGCGCCGGTaattttcccccattttttttctttttattgtggTTCATATGTCTCTTTCACTCAGTCGTATCTATGGTTGTTGATGGTCTCGTGTCAAGCGGTGTTACATTCTATTGAAGGCTTCCATGTAGATATGTTGGGGTATTGCTTTCCAAGTTAGATTGAACGGTGTTTGTCTCGGTTTCGTATCTAAATTACAATTTAGAAGCTTCTAGAATCATAGAGCAGGAGACTTCCCTTTGCACTGATGTTTCGTAGGAATTATATTGTAAGGTAAGGATCGATCTGTTTCTGTGGAGGGCTGCACTTCTCTTGGACATAATGAGAGAATGTTCCGCTTTTCTTCACCTTAGAGGGCTAGAATTTCTGATGATTTCAGAATTGTTTGTTCCACCTTGAATTAGATTCTGAGGGTTGCACGTATAATCTGGATTGAACATTTGTTAGAATTGGCCATAGAGTTCCTACTCCTTCGTTGCTGGATTTATCTTTCAAATGGCAGCATGTTGTTATGCTACATATTGAGCTCGAGATTACCCAAACAGAATGTCAGATGATGGCCAAGATGGTCTGTCCATCAGGGTCGGGTGTCAAGGTGAGAAAGTTAGGAAGACTGATTTGACCTATGAGTTTTATATCGTCTCTTTGCTAAAATTGTGAAATTAGGGGGTGCGCCTTCCTAGAAGTATTTCTAAATCTGCACTTTTCGCTGATTGTGACAGCTATTACGGGGATGACGCTTTATCTGTTGATTCATTCATATCCAGTTTGTTACATATATAATGTTCTGTCAGCCGCTTTCCTTGGAATAGGACATGAATATCTTTGATATATCTTGCAGCATATGCAATTGTTCATTGCCAACATTGGCTCACTAACCATGACATTTCTGTCTACCATCTTATACTGactttctcatttttgcaggtCCTGTTGCAGAAGATATGTTTCACTGGCAAGCAACAATTATGGGTCCCCCAGATAGCCCTTATGCTGGGGGTGTTTTTCTCGTAACTATTCATTTTCCTCCAGATTATCCATTCAAGCCCCCAAAGGTACTcaattgcttttttctttttgtgggcaTTGCTAGTTTGAGTGCTTTAGTACTGCAGTTTCGAATTATTAAAATCGATTAGAGCTAAAGGAGCTCTAGCATGTTGCTACTTCTCCTTGATTATGACGGCCAAGTACATATAAAATGGTTGATGTGCATAGTGTGCTGTCCTTCATTGTTTTGTTCTTCTCTTAGCCAGTTCCATATGTAGAATGAAGAAGCAAGCAGTACTTGATTTCCCctgattcaatttttttgaaaaatcgacaACGCTTTATTCAAatgtgaaaagaaaagcatgGAGATCATGTATGAGTTGAACTTTATACATTTGTTGCAAAGCTTCTTTATGCTATAGGAATACCGCCCTAATGTAATTCTCATACTAAGCTCACGGATTACTTTCTGCCAACAGCCGGTGAAAGTTTTCTGATCCATCATCGAATGTAATCTGTGAGTTGCCTAATACAGAATGGAAGGATGGGAGTATGCTTTTTTGAAAGTTGATTAATTCATAACTTTGAATTTCTTGGAAGTGGGTTGTTCTGTTCCCAAGGTGCTTTTGTTGATCATTTGTCGTGATCTTTCTTGTGATGTGCCAGAGAATTTATTTAGGAATGGCATGTGATGTTGGAGGTTGACGAACTAAAAACTTATGGTGAAATCTAGCAGTTTGGTGCTTGAAGTTACTTGCTGGTCCACCAATTGTTCCTTAACCTCCAACAGGCCACAGGGGCAAATGCTAACCATTTCCTACTGCTAACTTTGAGTCCCCTCCTCTTGTTACTTTGTTTGGAAATTGCATTTTAAATTTGGAACAAATTGGACACTGCATATAAGCTCATCATGCAGCAGTCTAATATCCAAGTGAATAAGCAAAAGAGCAGCACTACCTCGTTGGGGGAAGGCTTACATTGATATCTTGAATTCACTCTCCTCTTTCTGTAGGTGGCATTCAGAACCAAGGTTTTCCATCCGAATATCAACAGCAACGGGAGCATTTGTCTTGATATTTTGAAGGAACAGTGGAGTCCTGCCTTGACCATTTCCAAGGTGATTACTCTTCATAACTACATTGTATTTATGTCCACGCTTAGCATGTCCATGGCCATAGTGGATGTTCCTAATAGGAGCCTACGCTTTACCTGGAGAAATCAGCTGGCAAAAACATTGAACTGCCTCTACCAGATCGAAGTTATGCTTAAGAAATCTGTTTGCTTCTCTATCAGGTGTTGCTTTCAATCTGTTCTCTCTTGACGGATCCGAACCCAGATGATCCTTTGGTGCCGGAGATAGCTCACATGTACAAGACGGACAGGAACAAGTATGAGACAACTGCAAGAAGTTGGACCCAGAAGTATGCCATGGgctaaaagaaaagcaattaTTATTCGCGAGGGCAAAGGCCCCCGCTTTCTCTTCATTCTCGTCTATGGATGTAACATTCGGATGATGTTTAAATTGGAACTTAAGAACAAATTCATAGCATTTTCTCagttaaaagaagaaactcatatCTCAATGTTATATTGTTCGGGCAAATGGTGTTCCGTGGACCATCAAATATGTTGAAAGCCTTCATGACTCCTATCGTAAGTTAATCACGTTGCATTGCATTTCATTGTCATAGTTGTGTGTTATCCGTAGTTCTAGGTTGTTATCggaggaaaattataaaaaaaaaagtcttaaatctattgcattgatgtcaattcagttttaaatgttttaattgtacaaatttaattttaaattttttgcatttgtgtcaattgagttcattcgatCAAAGAAATTTAGGGCACTGCTGTTATAGGTAAGTACTAAATGGAAATGGCGTCGGGGTAAGATGCTGCAAGATGCTGCATCATTTACATGTTATTCGAGTGGTTAAGCTACTGCTGTTTCATAGGCAACGCAAGAAACACAACGTTCTCTAGATAAATGAGAGTGCTGTTTCATAGGCAACGCAAGAAATACAACATTCTCTAGATATATGTATTCtcataagtgttttttttttttatctttggtCAAAGTATCCTCATAAGTTGTTATGCTTAAAAACTGAGTAGTGTAACATGGCACTTATTTGGTGAACTATTGTTAACAATTGTATACGATTAGAGGAGAGGCACTTAAAGAAATGTACAGATAAATTGAATTTACAGCTCGACAAAGTTAGTGTGGAAACTTTCTGAAGTTCAACCGCGTGTCTCATCTATGCGATACTGATGACGATGACGCCAAATTCACCATGCTTGGAAAGAAACCCATATCCAAACCACCGTCCACGGATCTCGGACCCGGCATTTTGGAAGAGTACAAACCCTAAGCTAAGGTTCGGGCCAGGGTAGATCCATACAGGCCTAATCCACGTCGAGAACCTGTGTACGAAAGTGAAGAATTCCAGCTGGCCCTAATCCAAGCGGACCAGGTCCGAACGGGAATCACGTAACGCAAACCCGTCTCTGCCATCCTAAGCGTTTCCATTTAGGCCAACTCACTCGTCCTAATCAGGTTTAACTCGACAATCAGAAGGACTCGTCTTCAGCTCATCGAGTTCACTTCGAAGGCCCTGACCACGAGAGCCCCATAATCCTCCACGTTCCCGTTAAAATCGTCGATTACATCTAGATCTATCAAAATAAGTCATAACATCATTTCTTAATCCATATACGATGAGTTGAATTTGTATATGAGTTgtttatattcaataaatggatttaaaaataatataggTGTTAAATGAATCGTAATtggatttacaacttacttaaatTCAACCTATCTCTATAACTCTCTTTTCGTTGTCTCTCGCCCTCGCTTGATTTCACACTTACTCGTTCTGCGCTTTCACCTCGGTTTGGGTATAAGCTTTTCTATGTTATATTAATTATGGAAATGCTTTAggaatatgggtcgggtcgatTATGAGTTGAGTATGAGCCATGTCGGTTATGAGTTGGATATGTGCCGGATTGGATATGAATCATTAAATTTACATTGTAATAAATAGATTATGAATCGGTTAAACGAGTCGATTTGGATATATCATAAATAGTCCGATTCTGGCCCGACCTGACTAGATCCACTCGTTTGAGGGATGTATTTACGTTTACTCGCCTGCCCATCGACTTCATCACGGCCTCCACGTTCCGTAACGTCTGGCGAGCACTTAGGAAACATCGCGAAGCGAAGCATCAATGAGTGGACACAATGTACGGCGGAGATCGcagttgaaaaattgaatggatgGTGGGCGGGCTTAAAAAGATGTCTCCTCTCCAACTGCGCAAACCCTAAGTCATCCCGTGCCATTATTTCCGGAAGGTTAAGCCGAATTATTTTAAGGCCCCAGGTCAACTTTACCGGCTGCATTAATGACCGGCTTATTCCCTCGAAGTTAATCGCGATTTTGCTGCTCCCCGCCCCCTCCCCACAAAAACGATTTCGGATTATTTAATGTGAATGTGATTATactctcctttttgttttttcccgcAGAAAATTAAGATAGTAAACACATTGTTTTGACCGTAGCTTCTTAAACGGCCTTTTAAAAAGGTTATGATGAGACATGGATTGAACATTGGAAAATGCTTTTCTAATAATATTATCGGatacggtacaatctcaatcgtaaattCACACATTATTATCgtgtgttttgtataaaacactcattgattgagagatcgtgtgttTGAAAATAATCGACAGGACCGTCAGACTGTCGGGCTAATGACTTCTTTTGACATAACTAAGTACCCTCTGCACTTTAGTACACATCAAGCAGTAGAACTAGGGTTTCGGAATCGTAGCATCTTGGTGGAAGCAGACtaatgattattattttgtGTTCATATGgagaaactattttttaaagttgaataaatagtttttttttttgggtcccccTAATTCATGCCTCGAGCTTTTACTATGTTGCGGGATAACAATCTTAAATAAGATCCCTGTACATACACATactttt
Protein-coding sequences here:
- the LOC115744466 gene encoding probable inactive receptor kinase At4g23740; translation: MEGKFVVFLTILLLGSICSNVLAKPEEDERALLDFLGNVSLSRPLNWNKDSSVCQSWTGVLCNKDQSRVIALRLPRAGISGPIPPSTLSRLSALQILGLRWNSMSGSLPSDFSKLKNLTGLHLQSNSFSGPLPSDWSVWPNLTVVNLSNNEFNGSIPSSISNSTYLTTLDLANNSLSGEIPDLYLPNLQMLDLSNNDLAGRVPRSLQRFPSQAFVGNNVSFEDDASPPALRTKHPGVGPPKNASKLSEPALIGIVIGGCLLGVVAIALFTIMFCSRGGIKRRGLLKSQKRQEVSQKKRGVAESEEKDNKIVFFEGCNYTFDLEDLLRASAEVLGKGTFGASYKAALEDATTMVVKRLKEVSAGRKEFEQQMEMVGRIRHENVAQLRAYYCSKDEKLLVYDFYGEGSVSSLLHGDRCERRGALDWETRLKIAIGTARGIAHIHTQNGGKLAHGNMKSSNIFLNPEGFGCVSDVALAPVMDQIPLPLLRISGYRAPEMTDSRKPSQASDVYGFGVLLLELLTGKSPMHATSSGDEVIHLVRWVNSVVREEWTAEVFDMELLRYPSIEEEMVEMLQIGMACVARMPEQRPKMPDVLRKVEEIRREHTATEPSPEIKSPGSTSAPSPTREGAETASPSARQS
- the LOC115743361 gene encoding ubiquitin-conjugating enzyme E2 10, with the translated sequence MATKRIVKELKDLQKDPPTSCSAGPVAEDMFHWQATIMGPPDSPYAGGVFLVTIHFPPDYPFKPPKVAFRTKVFHPNINSNGSICLDILKEQWSPALTISKVLLSICSLLTDPNPDDPLVPEIAHMYKTDRNKYETTARSWTQKYAMG